The Beijerinckiaceae bacterium RH AL1 genome has a segment encoding these proteins:
- a CDS encoding FeS assembly protein SufD (ID:RHAL1_01862;~source:Prodigal:2.6): protein MVARIVSSRTDAEVALSDAYGALKAALPGGEAVRHLRDGAFDAFAKAGLPHRRIEAWHYTDLRSLVPEVPPVAPKPDDHALAAINQELAGRPALGGGRLVIVDGTFVPALSDALPEGASVRALADVLGEGREDLVALLAAADYGEGDAILALNAAMMQDGVVIEVAAGAEIAEPIEIVYASTLDTPAATFSRSLVVVGADAKCRIAESSLGRGGRSGHTYGCLVMKIGDRAEVGHTVAATRTEAGSVRVDSFIAEVGHESRFDSFAMVTGAGLARRQLFVKLKGNDSVTALRGVSLLQGREHADTTLDVVHEGTGCEGRETFHAILDDAATGVFQGRIRVRKEAQKTDGKMMSRALLISDEAAMYNKPELEIFADDVACGHGATCGGLNEDQLFYLQARGIPKAVAESLLLEAFAAELADDIGHEALTAGFRAEIAHWLENRAKAGKVGAG, encoded by the coding sequence ATGGTCGCCCGCATCGTCTCCTCCCGCACCGACGCCGAGGTCGCGCTTTCCGACGCCTACGGCGCGCTGAAGGCCGCACTTCCCGGCGGCGAGGCCGTGCGCCACCTGCGCGACGGCGCCTTCGACGCCTTCGCCAAGGCGGGGCTGCCGCACCGCCGCATCGAGGCTTGGCACTACACCGACCTGCGCAGCCTGGTGCCGGAGGTGCCGCCGGTCGCGCCGAAGCCCGACGACCACGCGCTCGCCGCCATCAACCAGGAGCTGGCCGGGCGTCCGGCACTCGGCGGTGGCCGGCTGGTCATCGTCGACGGCACCTTCGTGCCGGCGCTCTCCGACGCGCTGCCGGAGGGCGCCAGCGTCCGCGCGCTCGCCGACGTGCTCGGCGAAGGCCGCGAGGACCTCGTCGCGCTGCTCGCCGCCGCCGACTACGGCGAGGGCGACGCCATCCTCGCGCTCAACGCCGCGATGATGCAGGACGGCGTGGTGATCGAGGTGGCTGCCGGCGCCGAGATCGCCGAGCCGATCGAGATCGTCTACGCCTCGACCCTCGACACGCCCGCCGCGACCTTCTCGCGCTCGCTCGTCGTCGTGGGGGCGGACGCCAAGTGCCGCATCGCCGAGTCGAGCCTCGGGCGCGGCGGCCGGTCCGGCCACACTTACGGCTGCCTCGTCATGAAGATCGGCGACCGCGCCGAGGTCGGCCATACTGTCGCGGCGACCCGCACCGAGGCCGGCAGCGTCCGCGTCGACTCCTTCATCGCCGAAGTCGGCCACGAGTCGCGCTTCGACAGCTTTGCGATGGTCACCGGCGCAGGGCTCGCGCGCCGCCAGCTCTTCGTGAAGCTGAAGGGCAACGACTCGGTCACGGCGCTGCGCGGCGTCTCGCTGCTGCAGGGCCGCGAGCATGCCGACACGACGCTCGACGTCGTCCACGAGGGCACGGGCTGCGAGGGCCGCGAGACCTTCCACGCCATCCTCGACGACGCCGCGACCGGCGTGTTCCAGGGCCGCATCCGCGTCCGCAAGGAGGCGCAGAAGACCGACGGCAAGATGATGAGCCGGGCGTTGCTGATCTCGGACGAGGCGGCGATGTACAACAAGCCGGAGCTCGAGATCTTCGCCGACGACGTCGCCTGCGGCCACGGCGCCACGTGCGGCGGCCTCAACGAGGACCAGCTCTTCTATCTCCAGGCGCGCGGCATCCCGAAGGCGGTGGCGGAGTCGCTGCTGCTCGAAGCCTTCGCCGCGGAGCTCGCCGACGACATCGGCCACGAGGCGCTGACCGCCGGCTTCCGCGCCGAGATCGCGCATTGGCTGGAAAACCGCGCCAAGGCCGGCAAGGTCGGCGCGGGGTAG
- the sufC gene encoding component of SufBCD complex, ATP-binding component of ABC superfamily (ID:RHAL1_01861;~source:Prodigal:2.6) yields the protein MIDIKNLTVSIDGNKILDDFNLSVRDGEVAAIMGPNGTGKSTLAYVIAGKSDYEVESGEVLVDGENILEMEPDERAAKGVFLAFQYPVEIPGVGTMTFLKAALNAQRKARGEDELTTPAFMKQVNEAADMLEIRREMLKRALNVGFSGGEKKRMDILQMALLAPRVAILDETDSGLDIDAIRIVAEGVNKLRDGKRSFLLITHYQRLLNYIVPDSVHVMAGGKIARSGGKELAHELEESGYRDFATKTAAA from the coding sequence ATGATCGACATCAAGAACCTCACCGTCTCGATCGACGGCAACAAGATCCTCGACGACTTCAACCTTTCCGTCCGCGACGGCGAGGTCGCCGCCATCATGGGCCCGAACGGCACCGGCAAGTCGACGCTCGCCTACGTCATCGCCGGCAAGTCCGACTACGAGGTCGAGTCAGGCGAGGTCCTCGTCGACGGCGAGAACATCCTCGAGATGGAGCCGGACGAGCGCGCCGCGAAGGGCGTGTTCCTCGCCTTCCAGTATCCGGTCGAGATCCCCGGCGTCGGCACGATGACCTTCCTCAAGGCGGCGCTCAACGCGCAGCGCAAGGCGCGCGGCGAGGACGAGCTGACGACGCCGGCCTTCATGAAGCAGGTCAACGAGGCGGCCGACATGCTGGAGATCCGCCGCGAGATGCTGAAGCGCGCGCTCAACGTCGGCTTCTCCGGCGGCGAGAAGAAGCGCATGGACATCCTGCAGATGGCGCTGCTCGCCCCGCGCGTCGCCATCCTGGACGAGACGGACTCGGGCCTCGACATCGACGCGATCCGCATCGTCGCCGAGGGCGTGAACAAGCTGCGCGACGGCAAGCGCTCGTTCCTGCTCATCACCCACTACCAGCGGCTGCTCAACTACATTGTGCCGGACTCCGTGCACGTGATGGCGGGCGGCAAGATCGCCCGCTCCGGCGGCAAGGAGCTCGCGCACGAGCTCGAGGAGTCGGGCTACCGCGACTTCGCGACGAAGACGGCGGCGGCGTAA